The Chelatococcus sp. HY11 nucleotide sequence GCCAAAGCGACACCGCCCGCGTAGGTCAGCATCATCAGCAAAGGCACATTGACGCCGAAAGCCTGCACCAGCGCCGGATTTTCCGTGGCCGCTCTGAGATAGGCGCCGATCCGCGTCTTCTCGATGATGAGCCAGGTCCCGATGCACAGGACGAGCGAGGCGAGCACGACGAAGGCCCGGTAGATCGGCAGGAACATGAAGCCGAGGTTCCAGCCGCCCGTCAGCGCCGCCGGCACGGCATATTGCTGGCCTGATGACCCGTAGATATGGGTGAAGCCGCCCTCGATGATCAGGGCAAGCCCGAAGGTGAGAAGCAGACCATAGAGGTGATCCACCTTGTAGAGGCGCGACAGCATCGAGCGCTCGATCACCACTCCGATCAAGCCAATGATCAGCGGCACAAGGATGAGCGCCGGCCAGAAGCCGATGCCCGCAAACCGCAACAGCAGCCAGGCGGCGAAGGCGCCCAGCATATATTGGGCGCCATGCGCGAAATTGACGACATTGATCATGCCGAAAATGACGGCGAGGCCGAGCGACATCAACGCGTAGAACGATCCGTTGATCAGCCCGAGCAGGAGTTGTCCGAAGAGGAGCTGCGTGGAAATCACCGGCTACACTCCAAGATAGGTGTGCAGGACATCCATCCTGGACGGAAGTTCGGCGCTGGTGAGATGGGCGACGACGCGACCTTCGTCCATGACATAGTGGCGGTCGGCCACGCCCTGCGCGAAGCGGAAGTTCTGCTCCACGAGCAGGATGGTATAGCCTTGGCCCTTCAGCGTGCGAATGACCTCACCGATGCGCTGCACGATGACCGGCGCGAGCCCCTCTGTCGGCTCGTCGAGCAGGATGAAGCGCGCGCCGGTGCGGAGGATGCGGGCGATGGCCAGCATCTGCTGCTCGCCACCCGACAGCTTTGTTCCCTGGCTTCCCTTGCGCTCCTCCAGATTGGGGAAAAGGGTGTAGATGGCCTCGATCGACATGCCGCCCGACGCCACCACAGGCGGCAGGACAAGGTTCTCGGCGACCGTAAGGCTCGCGAAAATGCCGCGTTCCTCAGGGACATAACCGAGGCCGCGGCGCGCGATGTGATGCGAGGGCATATGGACGGTCTCGGCGCCTCGGTGACGAATGGAACCCGTGCGCCGCCCGATCATCCCCATGATGGCCCGCAGCGTGCTCGTCTTGCCCGCCCCGTTGCGGCCGAGCAATGTCACCGTCTCGCCCTCGCGCACATCCAGCGTGACGCCATGCAGCACATGGGCCTCGCCATACCAGGCCTCGAGGCCGCCGATAGAGAGCAATGCGTCCGTCATGTCACGCCACCTCCGTGCCGAGGTAAGCCTCACGCACACGGGGGTCCGCGGAGACGGTCGCATAATCGCCCTCAGCCAGGATCTCGCCGCGCTGGAGCACGCTTATGGTATCGCAGAGCCGCGAGACAACCGAGAGATTGTGTTCGACCATCAGGATGGTTCGGCCAACCGCGGCCTGCTGCACAAGCTCGGCGATGCGGTCGATGTCCTCATGCCCCATGCCCGCCATCGGCTCGTCAAGAAGGAGAACCGTTGGGTCAAGGGCGAGCGTCGTCGCGAATTCAAGCGCCCGCTTGCGCCCGTAGGACAACTCGGCCGCCTCGGTGTGGAGATAGTCCTGCAGGTTCACTGCTTCGATCAGCTCGCGGGCACGGCCATCGAGCCGCGTGAGCGCACGCTCCGAAAGCCAGAGCTGCGTGGCAAGTCCTGCCTTGCGCTGCAGGGCCACCCGCACGTTCTGGAGAACCGTGAGATGCGGGAAGGTAGCCGAGATCTGAAACGAGCGCACAAGGCCGCGTCGGGCGATCTGCGCCGGTTTCTCCGCCGTGATGTCCGTGCCGTCGTAGACGATACGGCCGGATGTCGGCTTCAGAAACTTCGTGATGAGGTTGAAGACCGTGGTCTTGCCGGCACCGTTCGGACCGATGAGAGCATGGACCGATCCGCGTCGTACCTTGAGATTCACGTCCCGGACGGCAACGAAACCCTTGAATTCTCGACGCAGACTAAAGGCTTCCAGAACGAAATCCGCGCTCATGGACACTCCGACCAGGGACCAATCCGATAGCCGTGAAAATCGGGCGGCAGACGCCGCCCGACACGACAGAGGGCGAGTGTTAACCGCCGAGCTTGCAGCCCGACTCTTCAACCGTGAAGAAGGCTTTCTCACCGGGGATCGTGCCTAGCAACTTGTAGTAATCCCACGGCCCCTTCGACTCGTTCGGCGCCTTGACCTGGAAAAGATACATGTCGTGGATGAAGCGGCCGTTGGCGAGCACTTTGCCCTTCGCAAAATTGTCGTCCACCGGGGTCTCGCGGATCTTGCGGGCAACCGCGTCCGCATCCTTCGTTCCCGCCGCCTTGACGGCTTTGAGGTAGTTGACGACGGTCGAATAAGTGCCGGCATGGATCATGTTCGGCATATGGCCCGTGCGCTCGAGATAACGCTTCGCGAAGGCGCGACTTTTGTCATCCTTGTCCCAGTAGAAGCCTTCCGTCAGCACCAGACCCTGCGCGGCCTGCAGTCCGAGGCCATGAACCTCTGCCAGCGTGAAAAGCATGCCGGCCAGACGCTGGCCACCGGCGACCAGGCCGAACTCCGCCGCCTGCTTGATGGAATTCGTCGTATCGAGACCGGCATTGGCGAGGCCGACGATCTTGGCGCCGGAGGCCTGCGCCTGCAGCAGGAAGGACGAGAAATCGGAGGTATTGAGAGGGTGGCGCACCGCGCCGAGAACCTTGCCGCCCGACTGCTTGACGATGTCGCTGGTGTCCTTTTCCAGCTGATGACCGAAGGCATAGTCAGCCGTCAGGAAGAACCAGCTGTCGCCGCCCCCTTTCACCACCTCGCCGCCCGTGCCCACCGCCAGGGAACGCGTGTCATAGGCCCAGTGAAAGCCATAGGGCGAGCACATCGCACCGGTGAGCGCGGCGGTCGCGGCCCCGACCACCATGTTGATCTTCTTCTTCTCGCGGGTGATGTCCTGGACCGCGAGCGCGACCGACGACGTCGTCAGCTCCGTGATCATGTCGACACCATCGACATCATACCACTGCCGCGCAATATTCGATGCGATATCCGGCTTGTTCTGGTGGTCGGCGGAGACGATCTCGACCTTGAGGTCGCCGAGCTCGGGCTTCATATCCTCGACAGCCATCCTGGCCGCTTCGACAGATCCCTTGCCGCCGAAGTCCGCATAGACACCGGATTGGTCGTTCAAAACCCCGATCTTGACGCTTGTGGGGGCCTGCGCCCACGCCGCCGGCGACAACGCGGCCACCGCGCATGCCGCCATGAGATTCCACGTAGAGAGCCTCTTGGTGAAGAGCTTCTCGGCCAAACGCCCCATGAAATACCTCCCGTTAAACCGTCTTATGGCAGTTGATCTGTCTCTTTCGACCGGCGCATGCTCGGACCGGCGTGAAATGCGCCCTCCCCCGGAATGATTTTTAATAGAAGTATCGAATACCTTCCGGAGTCGCAGAAAGCTTCAAATTCTATTCTGAATCCGGGCCCATTCGAATTCGTTCACATAGCACGCCAACGAGGCCGGATATTACACCGGCAGCGGCAGTGTTTTCGGTTCATAGTTCACCTGCCTGCAAGCAGCTTGCCCCGCAAACGCGCCAACAGCACCCTTCTCGGCGCCTGGGGCCATATCCAGACGCACCGATGCCAGCGAAAAGTGATCTCCTGCAAGTCTATGTCACCAACATAAGCGAGACCGGCAGCGATCTGCGCGCACGGATCGCTTCAGGCCAGTATCTCATCATAGGCGCTCGCGCCAAGAAGCGGAACGGCAATCGCGCGGGTTTTAGCTTCAACTTTCGATCAAGGCGGGCGCAAAATCGCGAAAGCAATTACGGCAGCCGAGGGAATTCGGATCATGGCGCTCAACTCCCCTCAACCCTCAACAACACCGAACCATCTCGGAGGTTGCAGCGGTAGCGTGAAGTCAAGGATTCGGCGTTGTAGGTCGCGGGATTCATGCGTTTAAGGGTCAGCTCAACGCTGTCGTCAGGTTTGAAGCGTGCCCGGATGTATTCGAGTTTCATGGAGCCGTCCGCCGCCTCAAAGAGATGCGTATCCGAACTTGCGATGTACGCGCCCGTTAAATTGTAAGCGCGAAAGCGGAGCACCCCCACGAATGAGGGACCGCCACCGCCTTTCGCATCCTGGCACTTGGCAAAATCGATAACAACGGCCGGGATTGCTCCCCGCGTGAGCGCCTTGCGAAACTGCTCGTACCTCATCTCCTTGGCACATGCCGGTTTTACGGGTACAATCCCCAGAACCAAAGGAGCATTCACCAGAACAAACAAGCGCAACAGTCGCATTACGGCTCCCCATCGATCAATTGACGGGGGACAGTCTTATGGACAGCACAATGAACGCGCGGAAATCTGATAACTCTGGCTGGCAATCAGCGCCGGATCGCTTCCTTCTTAGTGCCCCCCGCCCAGGATGAAGCGCCGGCCAGCGTGCTCCACCATGTCGACATGCTGGACGAAGCCACCATCGCCGGCCGAAAACCGTGTGATTTGTGGTTCCCCCGTTACCGCGCGCGTCAGGTCGCGACCGCGCATGGTCGAGGCGGGTGCTATACCGATGAGCCCGAGAACCGTCGGCGTGATGTCGATGATCCCCGCCGGCGTGGCCGTCTGCACGCCGCGGCCTTCTCCGGTCTCGGCGCCGACGATCAGCACGGTATTCAGCTCATGGGGGTTGATGCCGCCATGCATGCCGCCGCCGAGCGGCACATCGCCGGGCGTCATCGTACCGAGCCCGGGCAGCCCGAACTGATCCTCCGACATATCGGAACGCAGGATGAACATGAGGTCGGGCTGACGTAGATGTCCGTTGCCTATGAGGTCGAGCGACAGGGTGCCCGCTATCTCACCCTCGACATCGTTGTGCGCGCGCGAGAAGACATGGCCGACAAGCGGTTGTTCCATGAGCCAGCGCGCCATGCGGCCGACCATCGCCTCATCTTTACCGCGCAGCCGGATCTCGCCGCTGATGCCGCCGGTCACGGTCAGCATGGCCTCGCTGATGTCATGCGCCATATTGACCTTGAAGCCGGCCCCGATCGCATCGGCGAAGAGCGGCTGAATGGCGCCCGTCGAAATCTGGCCGTGGTCCGACGCCACGATGACGGCGACGCGGTCGCGGTCCGGCTGGCTCTCGACCCAATCGAGGATCTCACCCAGTGCCCGGTCGGCTTCCGCGAGGCCCGCCCTGGCTTCCGGCGATCCCAACCCCTTGTAATGAAAGGTCGTATCGGGCTCGTTGAACCACACGATGGCAACATCGGGCTGCAGCTTCGGGAGGACATGGTCCACCATAAGCGTCGCCGCGTAGCGCATCTCGCCGAGCCGCGGCAGCTCGCGTTTCGGAAGTGGGCCGACAGACGCCATCGCCTCATGGACCGCTTCGGGTGTCTGCGTGCTCTCCGGTCCGTGCATCGAGAAGGTCCAATGGCCATTGGCCCTGGCGCGTGGGTTGATGAAATGCGCCGCGCCCGCCGACCCGGTATGCACGACGGCGAGACGACGGCCAGCCCTCGCCAGCACATCGCCCAGCGTATCCACATTCACCATGCGTCCGCCGTGATGGCTCTCGGCGCGGCGGATGTGGTCGATGTCGCCGGTCAGAAAAATATCGTCCGGCAGCACTTCGGGATGATAGAAGGCGTTGCCGACGATGCCGTGCACCGTTGGAGGCGCGCCAGTCGCGATGGAGGTCGTCGCCACGCGCGTCACCGACGGAAAGACGCTGCGTGCCTCGCGGAACCATGTGCCTCGGGCTGCGACACGCAGGATGTTCGGCGTGAGCCCGGGGGAAACCAGATCCGGACGCAGGCCGTCGAATACTGTCACGATCACGCGGTCGACCATCGGCTTGCCGTCATGCGCCATAGCAATTGTCCCTCGAAGGATGAGTTTTCACCGCCGCGATCGCGGCTTCTTTATGCAGCAACGGACTGGGATGAAACAGCCGGCACGAGATGGCAGGCGGCCAGCCGTCCATCGGCGACACGCCGAAGCGGCGGCGTTTCACTCCGGCAGACGGCGGTCGCGCGCGGGCAACGTGGATGAAAAGCGCAGCCCGCCGGGCGATCGACAGGATTGGGCGGATCACCCTTCAGGACGATGCGCTGGCGATCGCGCCGTCCCACGGTCGGCACGGCCGAGACGAGCGCCTCGGTATAGGGGTGCGCAGGGGTATGGAAAAGATCGTCAGGCGCTCCCTGCTCGACGATCCGGCCGAGATACATCACCGCCACCTCGTCGGCGATCTGCCGCACGACCTTGAGGTCATGGCTGATGAAGAGATACCCCATGCCGAAATGCTGCTGAAGATCCTGCAGCAGATTGATGACCTGCGCCGCGACGGACACATCGAGTGCCGAGATCGGCTCATCACAGACGACCAGCTGGGGATTGAGCACCAGGGCCCGTGCCAGGACGACACGCTGCCGCTGGCCACCCGACAGTTCATGAGGATAGCGCTCGAACATCGCCGCCCGCAGGCCGACTGCGTCAAACAGCGCGAGCGCCTTCTCCCGCCGCGCCTGCGTGCCTCCTACCAGATCATGGATGACCAGCGGCTCCACCACCTGCTCGCCCACGGTGAGACGCCGGTCGAGCGCCGCCAGCGGGTCCTGGTGAACCATCTGCATCCGCCGCCGCAAGGCGCGCCACTGAGCGTCGCGCGTCGCCGAGACAGTCTCACCCGCGAATGTGATGCGGCCGCGCGTCGCCGGCAGAAGGCCAAGTACGAGCTTTGCCGTCGTCGACTTGCCACAGCCGGACTCGCCGACCACACCGAGCGTCCGCCCCGCATCAAGCGTGAAGTTGACGCCATCAACCGCGTGCAGCCAGCGCTTCTCGCCGCGATCACCGGTGACCTGGTACTGTCGCGCCAGATCGCGCACGTTCAGGAGGGCGCTCACGCGGATAATTCCCTGCGCTCATGGCCGTCCAGCTGTCCGAGATCCTGCAGGACGGGATCGGGCCGCCTTGCCTTACGCTCCCATTCCCGACCCAGGGCATCAAGCCTCAGGCAGGCCGACAGATGGCGCTGGCCGGCTGGCCGCAGCGAGGGCACCTGGCCATTGCATTCCGTCTGCGCGTGGCCGCATCGCGGCGCGAAGGCGCAGCCTGGCGGCATCGCATCCGGCGAGGGCACCGTGCCCCCCACCGGTGTCAGCCGCACACGCGGCCCCTCCAGGGAGGGCAGCGCGGCCATCAGTCCTCGCGTATAGGGGTGACGCGGCGAGCCGAGCAGATCATCGGTCGCCGCCGTCTCGACCACACGCCCCGCATACATCACGGCCACGCGGTCGCAGAGATCGGCGATGACACCAAGGTCGTGGGAAATCAGCACCAGCCCCATGCCGGTGTCGCGCCGGATATCGCGGATGAGGTCGAGAATCTGCGCCTGGATGGTCGCATCGAGCGCCGTGGTCGGCTCGTCGGCAACGAGCACATCCGGCTCCCCGGCCAACGCGATCGCAATCATGACACGCTGGTTCATGCCGCCTGACAACTCATGCGCGTATTGGCGCAGGCGGCGCGGCGCATCGGCGATGCCGACCCGGTCGAGCAGGCGGAGCGCCTCACGTTGGGCCGCCTTGCCGGTCAGCCCGCGATGCAGGCGCAGCGCCTCGCCGATCTGCGCGCCTATGCTGAGCACAGGGTTGAGGCAGCTTGTCGGGTCCTGGAATATCACGCCGATACGGCCGCCCCTGACATCCGCCATGTCGCGCTCGCTGAACGCGCACATGTCCCGGCCATTGAGGAGCACACGACCAGACGTCACCGCGCGCTTGCCGAGAAGGCGAAGCGCCGCGAGCCAGGTCACGCTCTTTCCGCAGCCCGATTCTCCGACAATACCGAGCGCCTCACCGCGCTGGAGCGTCAGGTCTATGCCATGCACCACGTGGGTACGACCTCCATCATGGAGGAAGGAGACCGTGAAGTCCTCAAGTGAAAGCAACGGCGCAGCGGCAGCAGACCCGGCAGGCGGATGCACCAACGGCAAGAACCTCCCGGAGGGAGGGTGTTGGGAAGCAGCGATCATCATTCCCGCATTTGCCCGCGTGATGATGACGGCCACATGACAATAGTTTTGATCCCCGCCTGTGGCCTCAGCGGTATTCGATACGGGGATCAATGACCGCGTAGAGGATATCGACGATCAGACTGATCGCCATATAGATCACCAGAATCACGACGATGCACCCCTGGATCAGCGGGTAGTCACGCGTGCTGATGGCTTGGATCAGGAGCCGGCCGAGACCCGGATAGGTGAACACGGCCTCGGTAACGACGGCGCCGCCAATGAAATTCGCCACCATCAGGCCGACGATCGTGATGAAGGGCAGCAGCGCGTTCTGCATGATGTGATATCCGACGATGTGACGCTCCGAGACGCCCTTGGCGCGCGCCGTGCGGACATAGTCGGCCCGGGCCTCGCTGACGAGCGATGCCTTGAGGAACCGCGCCAGAATGCCGGAGACATACAGGCCCAGCGTGAGGCCCGGCAGGATCAGGCTGCGGAGCGCCTGAACGGGATCCTCCCAGAGAGGGATGTAGCGCGACGCCGACGGCAGCCAGCGCAACTCCACTGAGAACAGAAGGATGAGCAGGATGCCGAGCCAGAAGGTCGGCACCCCGAGCGCGAGCGCATTCCAGCTATTCAACAGGCGGTCGATCCAGGAGCCTTCCTTCACCGCCCCGGCGATGGCCACCGGAATACCGATGACAAGGGCCACGAGAATGGCGACCAATGCCAATTGCAGCGTCGCCGGCAATCGTTCGCCGATCAGCTTGGTCACCGGGTCGTGGCTGTGGATGGACTGGCCGAAATCTCCGCGCAGCGCATTCACCAGCCAGTTGAAATACTGGACGGGAATGGGTCGATCGAGGCCAAGCTTCCGGGTCGCGGCGGCGATTTCCTCCGCTGTCGCGTTCTCGCCCACCATCATGCCGATGGGGCCGCCGGGCACTGCGAAGATCATGGCCCAGATCGCGAAGGACGCGATCAGAAGCACCGGGATGAGTTGCGCCAGCCGACGCAGGATAAAGCCCGTCATGGCTTGGCTCGCTCGAGCTCTGCGGGCGTCCCAGCGCTCGAACGGGGATCGAGGACCATCGACAGCTCTTTCCCTATCGTGTCGAAGGAGAGGATGGTGAGCGTGAGAACGAGGCCCGGGAGAACAGCGTAATAAGGCGCTTCATAGAGATAGGACTTGCCCGTACGCAACATCTCGCCCCAGCTTGGCGTTGGAGGGGGCACACCTACCCCGAGGAAGGCAAGCGCTGCTTCCAGCAGAATGGCGACCGACGACAGAACGATCACTTGCACCATCAGCGGGCTCAAAGCATTCGGCAGGATCGTGCGGAACATGATGTAGCTGGATGAGCAGCCGAAACCACGCACCGCCGAGACGAAATCGAGCTGGCGCAGGGTCAGCACTTGCGCGCGGGCGATGCGCGCGAAGCTCGGAATGCCCGCGACGCCCACGGCGACCAGCGCGGCGGTCTGGCTGCGGCCGAGCACGGCGATCAGCGCCATGGCGAACAGGATGTTCGGCAGGGCCATCAACACGTCAATCAGGCGCATCAGGACCGTGTCGCGCCATCCGCCGAAATAACCGGCGATGAGGCCGATCGGCACCCCGATAAGCGCTGCGATCACAACTGCGCCTGCGGCGGTAATCAATGATGTGCGAGCGCCAAAGACCACCCGCGCCATGATATCGCGACCGAGTTCGTCAGTGCCGAACCAATGACGACTCGATGGCGGCTGCAACGAGTCAACGACGTTCTGGGCGAGAGGATTGATGGGCAGAACATCGGCGAAGACCGCGCCGAAGACGACGACGGCGAGGAAGCCGATGCTGAGAGCCAGGCCGAGAGGTGGCAGCGACCGCCACCTCCGCCCGGCGGACGTGCCGTGCTCGATCGTCATCGACAGCCCCTGCCCGCCAGCGGGCGACAGGCTGCGCGGCGGTTTCCCGCGACACCGCGCATGCGGCTATCGTCGATGTTCTGTGACCGCGATCCGATGCAGATGGCAGCGGTCTTGCTGCGCAGATCTCCCGATAGACAAACCAGACCCATTTCACCCATTACTTGAACCCGATGGTCCGGGCGACAAGCAGGTTGTCCATGTCCGGCGTAATCCCGCCGATCTTGTCGGAGGCCGCGATCAGACCGACTTCATAGGAATTGGTCGGGATGCCGAAGGCCTCTTCCACCAACACCTTGTTGAGGTTGTCATAGGCAGACTTCACGTCGGCGCCCGAGCCAAAGGTGGTGTCGACCTTGCCGATGGCCGCCACATACTCCGGATGCGGGTGCGGATCCTTCAGGATCGGGTTCTTCGTGGTGCGGTAGATGGAGTTCGTCGCGACACGCGAGGGAAACTTCTGCACGTTGCCCACGCCGCCGAAGACCGCGTCGAAATTGCCCTTGAGCAGGGCATCGACGAATTCAGCGCCCTGGCGAATGTCGAGGTCGATCTTGATACCAACCTGCGCGAGCGTGGCCTGTACGACCTGGCTGATCCGGACGGAGGGCTCGTCGCTGCCGTTGACCAGCAGTTTCCAGTCCTGCATCTCGGCCGGCGACAGGCCTGATTCCTTCAGGAGCGCCTTCGCCTTCTCGAGATCATAGGCATAGGTCTTGGCATAGGAGGCGTCGAAAGCCGGGCTCGCCGGCGCCCATGGCAGGGCGACGACCTGACCCATGCCGGCATAGCCCACACGCAGGATGCCATCGCGATCCATCAGATAGTTGAAGGCCTGCCGGAACTTCTTGTTACGGAAGGGCCCGCGCGTCGAGTTGATGCGGAAGACCTGCACGAGCTTGCCCGGGCCATCGAACACTTGATAGCCGGCATTCTTCAAGCGCGCGGCGCTGCGCGAGGA carries:
- a CDS encoding branched-chain amino acid ABC transporter permease: MISTQLLFGQLLLGLINGSFYALMSLGLAVIFGMINVVNFAHGAQYMLGAFAAWLLLRFAGIGFWPALILVPLIIGLIGVVIERSMLSRLYKVDHLYGLLLTFGLALIIEGGFTHIYGSSGQQYAVPAALTGGWNLGFMFLPIYRAFVVLASLVLCIGTWLIIEKTRIGAYLRAATENPALVQAFGVNVPLLMMLTYAGGVALAGLAGVLAAPVYQVSPLMGSNLIIIVFAVVVIGGLGSIMGAIVSGYVLGICEGLTKVFYPEASNIVVFVIMAIVLLLRPSGLFGKGD
- a CDS encoding ABC transporter ATP-binding protein — translated: MTDALLSIGGLEAWYGEAHVLHGVTLDVREGETVTLLGRNGAGKTSTLRAIMGMIGRRTGSIRHRGAETVHMPSHHIARRGLGYVPEERGIFASLTVAENLVLPPVVASGGMSIEAIYTLFPNLEERKGSQGTKLSGGEQQMLAIARILRTGARFILLDEPTEGLAPVIVQRIGEVIRTLKGQGYTILLVEQNFRFAQGVADRHYVMDEGRVVAHLTSAELPSRMDVLHTYLGV
- a CDS encoding ABC transporter ATP-binding protein, giving the protein MSADFVLEAFSLRREFKGFVAVRDVNLKVRRGSVHALIGPNGAGKTTVFNLITKFLKPTSGRIVYDGTDITAEKPAQIARRGLVRSFQISATFPHLTVLQNVRVALQRKAGLATQLWLSERALTRLDGRARELIEAVNLQDYLHTEAAELSYGRKRALEFATTLALDPTVLLLDEPMAGMGHEDIDRIAELVQQAAVGRTILMVEHNLSVVSRLCDTISVLQRGEILAEGDYATVSADPRVREAYLGTEVA
- a CDS encoding ABC transporter substrate-binding protein: MGRLAEKLFTKRLSTWNLMAACAVAALSPAAWAQAPTSVKIGVLNDQSGVYADFGGKGSVEAARMAVEDMKPELGDLKVEIVSADHQNKPDIASNIARQWYDVDGVDMITELTTSSVALAVQDITREKKKINMVVGAATAALTGAMCSPYGFHWAYDTRSLAVGTGGEVVKGGGDSWFFLTADYAFGHQLEKDTSDIVKQSGGKVLGAVRHPLNTSDFSSFLLQAQASGAKIVGLANAGLDTTNSIKQAAEFGLVAGGQRLAGMLFTLAEVHGLGLQAAQGLVLTEGFYWDKDDKSRAFAKRYLERTGHMPNMIHAGTYSTVVNYLKAVKAAGTKDADAVARKIRETPVDDNFAKGKVLANGRFIHDMYLFQVKAPNESKGPWDYYKLLGTIPGEKAFFTVEESGCKLGG
- a CDS encoding VirK family protein gives rise to the protein MRLLRLFVLVNAPLVLGIVPVKPACAKEMRYEQFRKALTRGAIPAVVIDFAKCQDAKGGGGPSFVGVLRFRAYNLTGAYIASSDTHLFEAADGSMKLEYIRARFKPDDSVELTLKRMNPATYNAESLTSRYRCNLRDGSVLLRVEGS
- a CDS encoding ectonucleotide pyrophosphatase/phosphodiesterase, which gives rise to MAHDGKPMVDRVIVTVFDGLRPDLVSPGLTPNILRVAARGTWFREARSVFPSVTRVATTSIATGAPPTVHGIVGNAFYHPEVLPDDIFLTGDIDHIRRAESHHGGRMVNVDTLGDVLARAGRRLAVVHTGSAGAAHFINPRARANGHWTFSMHGPESTQTPEAVHEAMASVGPLPKRELPRLGEMRYAATLMVDHVLPKLQPDVAIVWFNEPDTTFHYKGLGSPEARAGLAEADRALGEILDWVESQPDRDRVAVIVASDHGQISTGAIQPLFADAIGAGFKVNMAHDISEAMLTVTGGISGEIRLRGKDEAMVGRMARWLMEQPLVGHVFSRAHNDVEGEIAGTLSLDLIGNGHLRQPDLMFILRSDMSEDQFGLPGLGTMTPGDVPLGGGMHGGINPHELNTVLIVGAETGEGRGVQTATPAGIIDITPTVLGLIGIAPASTMRGRDLTRAVTGEPQITRFSAGDGGFVQHVDMVEHAGRRFILGGGH
- a CDS encoding oligopeptide/dipeptide ABC transporter ATP-binding protein, whose protein sequence is MSALLNVRDLARQYQVTGDRGEKRWLHAVDGVNFTLDAGRTLGVVGESGCGKSTTAKLVLGLLPATRGRITFAGETVSATRDAQWRALRRRMQMVHQDPLAALDRRLTVGEQVVEPLVIHDLVGGTQARREKALALFDAVGLRAAMFERYPHELSGGQRQRVVLARALVLNPQLVVCDEPISALDVSVAAQVINLLQDLQQHFGMGYLFISHDLKVVRQIADEVAVMYLGRIVEQGAPDDLFHTPAHPYTEALVSAVPTVGRRDRQRIVLKGDPPNPVDRPAGCAFHPRCPRATAVCRSETPPLRRVADGRLAACHLVPAVSSQSVAA
- a CDS encoding ABC transporter ATP-binding protein, whose product is MVHPPAGSAAAAPLLSLEDFTVSFLHDGGRTHVVHGIDLTLQRGEALGIVGESGCGKSVTWLAALRLLGKRAVTSGRVLLNGRDMCAFSERDMADVRGGRIGVIFQDPTSCLNPVLSIGAQIGEALRLHRGLTGKAAQREALRLLDRVGIADAPRRLRQYAHELSGGMNQRVMIAIALAGEPDVLVADEPTTALDATIQAQILDLIRDIRRDTGMGLVLISHDLGVIADLCDRVAVMYAGRVVETAATDDLLGSPRHPYTRGLMAALPSLEGPRVRLTPVGGTVPSPDAMPPGCAFAPRCGHAQTECNGQVPSLRPAGQRHLSACLRLDALGREWERKARRPDPVLQDLGQLDGHERRELSA
- a CDS encoding ABC transporter permease: MTGFILRRLAQLIPVLLIASFAIWAMIFAVPGGPIGMMVGENATAEEIAAATRKLGLDRPIPVQYFNWLVNALRGDFGQSIHSHDPVTKLIGERLPATLQLALVAILVALVIGIPVAIAGAVKEGSWIDRLLNSWNALALGVPTFWLGILLILLFSVELRWLPSASRYIPLWEDPVQALRSLILPGLTLGLYVSGILARFLKASLVSEARADYVRTARAKGVSERHIVGYHIMQNALLPFITIVGLMVANFIGGAVVTEAVFTYPGLGRLLIQAISTRDYPLIQGCIVVILVIYMAISLIVDILYAVIDPRIEYR
- a CDS encoding ABC transporter permease — translated: MTIEHGTSAGRRWRSLPPLGLALSIGFLAVVVFGAVFADVLPINPLAQNVVDSLQPPSSRHWFGTDELGRDIMARVVFGARTSLITAAGAVVIAALIGVPIGLIAGYFGGWRDTVLMRLIDVLMALPNILFAMALIAVLGRSQTAALVAVGVAGIPSFARIARAQVLTLRQLDFVSAVRGFGCSSSYIMFRTILPNALSPLMVQVIVLSSVAILLEAALAFLGVGVPPPTPSWGEMLRTGKSYLYEAPYYAVLPGLVLTLTILSFDTIGKELSMVLDPRSSAGTPAELERAKP
- a CDS encoding ABC transporter substrate-binding protein; this encodes MTYRTLGQRLRMLGIAACAAAGLAITGLAAPDTASAQTLKGGTLRIGVLDEIANYDPQQLSTVNFYVIKNLYDSLIEYTADGKPVPSLATEWKIAPDNKSVTVTLRDGVTFHSGAPFKADGVVAALTKGADPARGKNVYSTMAVVKDWATPDDRTVTINFKDPVPDRQILDLLQFLIPIDPKGVETVETVPAGTGPYLLESRSVGQGMKLKANPNYWRKGEPVSKEIVFTIFSEDAAATAALESGAIDMVYNGSSRSAARLKNAGYQVFDGPGKLVQVFRINSTRGPFRNKKFRQAFNYLMDRDGILRVGYAGMGQVVALPWAPASPAFDASYAKTYAYDLEKAKALLKESGLSPAEMQDWKLLVNGSDEPSVRISQVVQATLAQVGIKIDLDIRQGAEFVDALLKGNFDAVFGGVGNVQKFPSRVATNSIYRTTKNPILKDPHPHPEYVAAIGKVDTTFGSGADVKSAYDNLNKVLVEEAFGIPTNSYEVGLIAASDKIGGITPDMDNLLVARTIGFK